The following nucleotide sequence is from Peribacillus sp. ACCC06369.
AATCGGGTAGAATGCTTGTAGTCGACGGAAGCTATCAAGCTATTGAACAAGACCCTGTGAGCTTCTTTGACCTTTTCACCTCCATTCCATTGGGATTGGAAAAGGGAGCCCAAATTATTTTTTACATTTTTCTTGTAAGTGGTGCATTCGGGATCATACGCACTACTGGGGCCATTGAAGCGGGGGTCTACAAAGGGGTCCGATCACTTGAGGGGAGGGAGAAGCTTTTAATTCCGTTGAGTATGCTGCTTTTTTCAATTGGCGGTTTTAGCATGGGGATGGCAGAAGAGACCATCATCTTTGTACCGATTGGTATCGCCATAGCAAGGGCGATGGGCTTTGATGCAGTTACTGGAACGGCCATGATTACACTTGGGGCAGCCAGCGGGTTTTTCGGAGGCATGCTCAATCCCTTTACGGTCGGGGTGGCACAATCACTGGCTGAAGTACCTTTATTCTCTGGAATCGGTTTTCGCTTTGCAGTCTATATTTTTGTACTGGCATTTGCCATTTGGTATGTTAGCCGTTATGCAAATAAGGTAAAGCTTAATCCTGAAAAAAGCGTAATCTACGATATTGAACAAAAAGAAAAACGCACGGATGGTTTGGTCGATTTCCCTGAATTGACGGCGCGTCACAAGCTAGTCTTCATAGCGATGATCTTTGGGCTGGCTTTTAACATTTATGGCGTGTTTAAATGGGGTTGGTTTTTAACCGAGCTCACCGCTTCATTTTTGATTATGGGTATCGTTAGCGGGCTTGTCGGCGGTTTACAGCTTGGGAAAATATTCGATTCATTTATCGAGGGAGCCAAAGCGGTAACATTTGGGGCATTGATCGTCGGCTTTGCAAGGGCTATAACAGTAGTGCTGGAAGAAGGGAAAATCATAGATTCATTGGTCTTCATGGCGGCGTCCGGGATAAGTCATTTACCGCAAACGTTGAATGTCGTAGGCATGTTCTTCACCCAAGCAATCCTGAACTTATTCATTTCTTCGGGTAGCGGACAAGCTGCGGCAACAATGCCGATCATGGTTCCCATTACGGATATATTGGGTTTGGAAAGACAGCTTGCCGTACTTGCCTTCCAATATGGGGATTCGGTTACGAATTCCATCATCCCAACGTCATC
It contains:
- a CDS encoding AbgT family transporter, whose protein sequence is METEKNSVPVKKKTRLKVPHTYTLIFIIIILAGLASYVIPAGEFDRVEDKESGRMLVVDGSYQAIEQDPVSFFDLFTSIPLGLEKGAQIIFYIFLVSGAFGIIRTTGAIEAGVYKGVRSLEGREKLLIPLSMLLFSIGGFSMGMAEETIIFVPIGIAIARAMGFDAVTGTAMITLGAASGFFGGMLNPFTVGVAQSLAEVPLFSGIGFRFAVYIFVLAFAIWYVSRYANKVKLNPEKSVIYDIEQKEKRTDGLVDFPELTARHKLVFIAMIFGLAFNIYGVFKWGWFLTELTASFLIMGIVSGLVGGLQLGKIFDSFIEGAKAVTFGALIVGFARAITVVLEEGKIIDSLVFMAASGISHLPQTLNVVGMFFTQAILNLFISSGSGQAAATMPIMVPITDILGLERQLAVLAFQYGDSVTNSIIPTSSALMGYLAIAGIPYERWVKFIWKLILGWTLIACIALIAAVALGIS